Proteins co-encoded in one Halorussus lipolyticus genomic window:
- the trkA gene encoding Trk system potassium transporter TrkA has protein sequence MRVIIIGAGEVGSSIASSLADSHEVVVVDVDGERVDALTYSEDVLAIQGDGTSIATLREAGIDDADMIIASTDEDETNLVACGTAKTVDDPFTIARVKNVDYLETWQHAEDQRAFGVDFMVCSNLLTAQDIVRVIGLPAARDVDPFAGGAVQMAEFEVGDESPVADQTVSEADRFDSLTFAALLRNGDVEIPRGNTRIRAGDRVVVIGSPGSVQEFARELAPNQTPSNNEDLVIIGGSEIGYHTARLLEERGLHPRLIEQDHDRARELAEELPNTVVMENDATDAEFLAREHVDEADAVVAALESDEKNLLVSVLAKQLGAHRTVAIVETTEYVSLFETVGVDVGVNPREVTAEEITRFTRELHTENVALIENDKAEVLEVEVDGDSALVGRPIREAVADMPEGFVVGAITRNEEFVVPRGDTVIQTGDHVVVFVEGDVLEEVTSQL, from the coding sequence ATGCGCGTTATCATTATCGGCGCAGGTGAGGTCGGCTCCTCCATCGCCTCCAGCCTCGCGGACAGTCACGAGGTCGTGGTCGTGGACGTGGACGGCGAACGAGTGGACGCCCTGACCTACTCCGAGGACGTGCTGGCCATCCAAGGCGACGGAACTTCGATTGCGACGCTTCGGGAGGCCGGCATCGACGACGCCGACATGATAATCGCCAGCACCGACGAAGACGAGACGAATCTGGTGGCCTGCGGCACCGCCAAGACCGTGGACGACCCGTTCACCATCGCGCGGGTCAAAAACGTCGATTACCTCGAAACGTGGCAACACGCCGAGGACCAGCGGGCCTTCGGCGTGGACTTCATGGTCTGTTCGAATCTGCTGACCGCCCAAGACATCGTTCGGGTCATCGGCCTGCCCGCCGCGCGGGACGTAGACCCCTTCGCGGGCGGCGCGGTCCAGATGGCCGAGTTCGAGGTCGGCGACGAGAGTCCGGTCGCCGACCAGACCGTGAGCGAGGCCGACCGCTTCGACTCGCTGACGTTCGCGGCGCTCCTGCGTAACGGTGACGTGGAGATTCCTCGCGGAAACACCCGCATCCGGGCCGGCGACAGGGTGGTCGTCATCGGGAGTCCCGGAAGCGTCCAAGAGTTCGCCCGCGAACTCGCGCCGAACCAGACGCCCTCCAACAACGAGGACTTGGTTATCATCGGCGGGAGCGAAATCGGCTACCACACCGCCCGTCTGCTGGAGGAGCGCGGTCTCCACCCCCGACTCATCGAGCAGGACCACGACCGGGCCCGAGAGTTGGCCGAGGAGTTGCCCAACACCGTGGTCATGGAGAACGATGCGACCGACGCCGAGTTCCTCGCCAGAGAACACGTGGACGAGGCCGACGCCGTGGTCGCCGCGCTCGAAAGCGACGAGAAGAACCTGCTGGTCTCGGTGCTGGCCAAGCAACTCGGCGCGCACCGGACTGTCGCAATCGTCGAGACCACCGAGTACGTCAGCCTGTTCGAGACGGTCGGCGTGGACGTGGGCGTCAACCCCCGCGAGGTCACCGCCGAGGAGATTACGCGGTTCACCCGCGAACTCCACACCGAGAACGTCGCGCTCATCGAGAACGACAAGGCCGAGGTCCTCGAAGTCGAGGTAGACGGCGACTCGGCGCTCGTGGGCCGACCCATCCGGGAGGCAGTCGCCGACATGCCCGAGGGGTTCGTAGTCGGCGCGATTACCAGAAACGAGGAGTTCGTGGTGCCGCGGGGTGACACGGTTATCCAAACCGGGGACCACGTGGTCGTCTTCGTGGAGGGAGACGTGCTGGAAGAAGTGACTTCGCAGTTATGA